In Mucilaginibacter celer, one DNA window encodes the following:
- a CDS encoding thioredoxin family protein, translated as MKLLTLIFFYALANPVTWLGDFDKAKTEAAATHKLIVINFSGSDWCGPCIRLRKEILETDQFDAFASDHLVLVRADFPRQKKNQLSKEQVKLNEALAERYNPDGKFPFTLLVDENGKVLKNWDGYPNESTDQFIDQIKPFVHAGN; from the coding sequence ATGAAGCTATTAACATTGATATTTTTCTATGCTCTGGCCAATCCTGTCACCTGGCTTGGAGATTTTGATAAAGCAAAAACGGAGGCGGCGGCCACCCATAAACTTATCGTAATTAATTTTTCCGGATCTGATTGGTGCGGGCCGTGTATCAGGCTGCGAAAGGAAATACTCGAAACAGATCAATTTGATGCCTTCGCATCAGATCACTTAGTATTGGTCCGCGCCGATTTTCCACGGCAGAAGAAAAACCAGCTCAGTAAAGAGCAGGTCAAACTCAATGAGGCGCTTGCTGAAAGATATAATCCTGATGGCAAATTTCCGTTTACGCTGCTTGTCGATGAAAATGGAAAAGTGTTAAAGAATTGGGATGGCTACCCCAACGAATCAACCGACCAGTTCATCGATCAGATCAAACCTTTCGTTCATGCAGGAAACTGA
- a CDS encoding cytochrome b/b6 domain-containing protein, with translation MKPVKKYPASLRFWHWTNTIVISGSLITVLINSTVTDEQPISALVQTELQKSGVTITGQQANSVAHGISDDVWNIHVYFGYTLALLLLFRIGMEFFQRADQKFIFKLSNAYRQFKLTGKKQKHAKHTFIVKAIYASLYGLLTIMVISGLFLAFEDLLAPFKAIRHSVKEVHGFCMYLVLAFIIVHITGVFLAERSTDKGIISDMISGGEDRA, from the coding sequence ATGAAACCCGTAAAAAAGTATCCGGCCTCATTGCGTTTTTGGCATTGGACAAACACAATTGTGATCAGCGGGTCATTGATAACCGTTCTGATCAATTCGACTGTTACCGATGAACAGCCGATCAGTGCGCTTGTACAAACCGAGCTTCAAAAATCCGGCGTAACCATTACGGGCCAACAGGCAAACTCAGTTGCCCACGGGATCAGCGATGATGTTTGGAACATACATGTTTATTTTGGTTATACATTGGCTCTGCTGCTGCTGTTTCGGATAGGGATGGAGTTTTTCCAGCGTGCCGATCAAAAGTTTATTTTTAAATTGAGTAACGCTTATCGTCAATTCAAGTTGACCGGTAAGAAACAGAAGCATGCTAAGCACACTTTTATTGTAAAAGCTATTTATGCTTCGCTCTACGGATTACTCACTATAATGGTAATTAGCGGATTATTCCTGGCCTTTGAAGATCTTCTCGCGCCATTCAAAGCGATCAGGCATAGTGTAAAAGAGGTGCACGGCTTTTGTATGTATTTGGTACTCGCTTTCATCATCGTTCATATCACCGGTGTTTTTTTAGCAGAAAGGTCAACAGACAAAGGCATAATTTCTGATATGATCAGTGGTGGCGAAGATCGGGCTTGA
- a CDS encoding DUF6597 domain-containing transcriptional factor: protein MGISEFLPDTNRQKHIAFYWVLQTEAAVDPSGMRIYADGCSDIICNAGDTIAYFYPLEGTHQAIPLYPGQLYWAGQ, encoded by the coding sequence ATGGGTATATCTGAATTTCTACCTGATACAAACAGGCAAAAGCATATTGCCTTCTATTGGGTGCTTCAGACAGAAGCAGCGGTAGACCCGTCCGGCATGCGGATCTATGCCGATGGATGCTCTGATATCATTTGCAATGCAGGCGACACCATCGCTTATTTTTACCCACTGGAAGGAACGCATCAGGCCATCCCTTTATATCCCGGACAGCTATACTGGGCGGGACAATGA
- a CDS encoding VIT1/CCC1 transporter family protein: MHKEQHVTSSETIRDIVIGMSDGLTVPFALAAGLSGAISSSALVVTAGIAEIVAGSIAMGLGGYLAGKTEADHYRSELKREFEEVELLPEQEKAEVKEVFAAFGLSEALQQQIADELAKDKKQWVDFMMRYELGLEEPDANRATKSAITIGISYIIGGVIPLSPYIFIEQAQQALYYSCGLTLICLFVFGYFKSKMTGQPPLSGAFKVVVIGTLAAGAAFLMAKLITGK, encoded by the coding sequence ATGCATAAAGAGCAACATGTCACCAGTTCGGAGACCATCAGAGATATCGTTATCGGTATGTCTGATGGTTTGACCGTACCATTTGCACTCGCTGCCGGATTGAGCGGAGCAATCAGTTCATCGGCACTTGTGGTTACCGCGGGCATTGCAGAGATCGTTGCAGGGTCTATCGCCATGGGGCTCGGGGGGTATCTCGCCGGCAAAACAGAAGCTGACCACTACCGGTCTGAACTTAAGCGGGAATTTGAAGAAGTGGAGCTGCTTCCCGAACAGGAAAAAGCGGAGGTAAAGGAAGTCTTCGCCGCATTTGGTCTTTCAGAAGCCTTACAGCAGCAAATTGCTGATGAACTGGCTAAAGACAAAAAACAATGGGTTGACTTTATGATGCGATATGAATTGGGGCTGGAAGAACCCGATGCCAACCGGGCTACGAAAAGTGCGATCACGATCGGGATATCGTATATTATCGGCGGTGTTATTCCATTATCGCCTTATATCTTTATCGAACAGGCTCAGCAGGCGTTATACTACTCGTGCGGGTTAACCTTGATCTGTCTTTTCGTTTTTGGGTATTTTAAAAGTAAAATGACCGGACAACCGCCATTAAGCGGGGCTTTTAAGGTAGTAGTCATCGGAACCCTCGCTGCCGGGGCGGCTTTTCTGATGGCCAAACTCATTACCGGTAAATGA
- a CDS encoding OmpA family protein: MKMKLKHVAIAAAIICGPATVFAQNNATDTMRFDRKAFRTWSLGLNGGILTHYTPFNNSNNGDFKKTQADWGYGAYIKKQILPSFGLQADFLMGHVKGAYANSLASSSQAQDASRFDTRIEWSGSVSANFTIANMSLNHQRSLLSPYLTAGAGYMSYNAIAYNTPNSDNIGYRRNWFVPVGAGFKIGVSKAVNIDLGYTVGFMKTNRFDGVAGSLNDRYSYAHAGIEIAFGKKKASQLQNYSPIAALREANAAESAELRNRLAVAEAKRQADQQQYAMDMADDDHDGVANKFDKCPGTVLNDSTQVDGAGCPIKRVVPVFQQKVIVTEEDRKVVDEAIRNLEFDLGKASIRAHSFATLNKVAALLVEKNFSLKLAGHTDNTGSADLNMRLSKNRAEAVKAYLVAQGANASRIEATGYGQTQPIASNKTAAGRQQNRRVEFTLF; the protein is encoded by the coding sequence ATGAAAATGAAACTTAAACATGTAGCGATAGCCGCGGCAATAATATGCGGCCCGGCTACAGTCTTCGCACAGAACAACGCGACGGACACCATGCGCTTTGACAGGAAGGCCTTCCGTACCTGGTCCCTTGGGCTCAATGGTGGCATCCTGACGCATTACACGCCTTTCAATAACAGCAACAATGGCGATTTTAAAAAGACACAGGCAGACTGGGGCTATGGCGCTTACATCAAAAAACAAATTTTACCGAGTTTTGGCCTGCAGGCCGATTTCCTGATGGGTCACGTAAAAGGCGCATATGCAAATTCGCTCGCGTCCTCGTCACAAGCACAGGACGCCAGCCGTTTCGATACCCGTATCGAATGGTCAGGTTCAGTTAGCGCTAATTTCACCATTGCAAACATGAGCCTGAATCACCAGCGGTCGTTATTATCGCCTTACCTGACAGCCGGTGCGGGTTATATGTCTTACAATGCTATAGCTTACAACACGCCAAACAGTGACAATATCGGCTATCGGCGTAACTGGTTTGTTCCCGTTGGTGCCGGTTTTAAGATTGGTGTTTCTAAGGCAGTCAATATCGATTTGGGGTATACCGTAGGATTTATGAAGACGAACCGTTTTGATGGCGTGGCTGGTAGTTTAAACGATCGCTATTCTTATGCCCATGCAGGTATAGAGATCGCTTTTGGAAAAAAGAAAGCTTCCCAATTACAAAACTACAGCCCGATAGCGGCGCTGCGTGAAGCCAATGCAGCAGAAAGTGCAGAACTGCGTAACCGTCTTGCAGTAGCAGAAGCAAAACGCCAGGCAGACCAGCAGCAATATGCAATGGACATGGCCGATGATGACCATGACGGTGTTGCCAATAAATTTGATAAATGCCCCGGCACCGTGCTGAACGACAGCACGCAGGTTGATGGCGCAGGTTGCCCGATTAAACGCGTCGTACCGGTATTCCAGCAAAAAGTAATTGTTACAGAAGAAGACCGCAAAGTGGTTGATGAAGCAATCCGCAACCTGGAATTCGACCTGGGCAAAGCGAGTATTCGTGCACATTCATTTGCGACCTTAAATAAGGTTGCTGCCTTATTGGTTGAAAAGAACTTCAGTCTGAAACTGGCAGGCCACACCGATAACACAGGGTCTGCTGATTTGAATATGCGTCTTTCGAAAAACCGCGCGGAAGCAGTTAAAGCTTACCTGGTTGCGCAAGGAGCTAATGCATCACGGATTGAAGCGACGGGTTATGGCCAGACACAGCCTATAGCAAGTAACAAAACAGCTGCCGGCCGCCAGCAAAACCGCAGGGTTGAATTCACCTTATTTTAA
- a CDS encoding VIT family protein, with protein MTKRDRSFVIQKVQPGLLGLMDGSVSTLAPIFAAAGLTGQPIKAFYVGLAASLGAGISMGLAEALSDDGKVTGRGSPVLRGSITAVATAIGGMLHTLPFLLGDIQQALHLAYIVVVTELLLIAFIRYRYMRTPLLSTILQVVVGGGIVFVLGIFLGKAGA; from the coding sequence ATGACAAAACGCGACCGTTCCTTCGTCATTCAGAAAGTCCAGCCAGGGTTACTTGGCCTCATGGATGGTTCCGTTTCTACACTTGCCCCGATCTTTGCGGCTGCCGGCCTGACCGGCCAGCCAATTAAAGCATTTTACGTGGGACTTGCAGCCTCGCTGGGGGCTGGAATCAGCATGGGGCTTGCAGAAGCATTGTCAGATGACGGAAAAGTCACAGGCAGGGGAAGCCCTGTACTCAGGGGCAGCATAACTGCTGTTGCGACGGCGATAGGCGGCATGCTCCATACCCTGCCGTTCTTACTCGGGGACATTCAACAGGCCTTGCATCTCGCTTACATCGTGGTGGTTACTGAGCTCCTGCTGATCGCCTTCATACGGTACCGGTATATGAGAACGCCATTGCTGTCCACGATCCTCCAGGTAGTAGTAGGGGGAGGGATCGTTTTCGTTCTGGGCATATTCCTTGGTAAAGCAGGGGCATAG
- a CDS encoding response regulator transcription factor, with amino-acid sequence MKVLVIEDEQGLRENITSYLNVDGNICESSASLDGAIEKLSLYQYDCVLLDIGLPDGDGFAVLDYLKNESKSEAVLIISARNSLDDKLKGLNIGADDYLTKPFHLAELKARLMAVYRRKVLNSNNKLLFNEISIDIMGRTFFVNDTPVILTRKEYDIMLYFISNKGRIISKSAIAEHLWGDEMDMYDSYDFIYTHIKNLRKKLLDAGCADYLKSIYGMGYKFSA; translated from the coding sequence TTGAAGGTACTGGTAATTGAAGATGAGCAGGGCTTGCGGGAAAACATCACGTCTTATCTCAACGTGGACGGGAACATCTGTGAAAGCTCGGCCAGTTTAGACGGCGCTATAGAAAAGCTTTCCCTGTACCAGTACGACTGCGTTCTATTGGATATCGGTTTACCCGACGGTGATGGTTTTGCGGTGCTGGATTACCTTAAAAATGAATCCAAAAGCGAAGCTGTATTGATCATATCCGCCCGCAATTCACTGGATGATAAACTAAAGGGCCTGAACATCGGGGCGGACGACTACCTGACGAAGCCCTTTCACCTGGCTGAATTAAAGGCCAGACTGATGGCCGTTTACAGGCGAAAAGTGTTAAACAGTAATAATAAACTCCTGTTTAACGAAATTTCGATAGATATTATGGGACGCACATTTTTTGTTAATGACACGCCTGTTATACTTACGAGGAAAGAATATGACATCATGCTTTATTTCATATCTAATAAAGGCAGGATCATTTCCAAAAGTGCTATCGCTGAACATCTTTGGGGAGATGAGATGGATATGTACGACAGTTATGACTTTATTTATACCCATATAAAAAACCTTCGTAAAAAACTGCTTGACGCAGGGTGTGCTGATTATCTCAAATCTATATACGGCATGGGTTATAAATTCTCGGCCTGA
- a CDS encoding LytR/AlgR family response regulator transcription factor: MEQMLNCLVIDDDPEVNAYVCEMVEQTPFLRLAGSYDNAPAALNMLETGGIHLLILDINLPGIDGVTFAGTLKNMPGNAGPRVILISGSREYAVDGYKVDAIDYLVKPFSYEDFYRAAAKARGQALNTKPSSPNDFLFLKVERDLLKVNIHEITYLESFKDYVKVFTGEKMIVALSTLKALEDRLAGHRFMRVHRSFIVNLDKIDHIQNLTIRFGKTIIPVTEQYREAFTAAFREWL, encoded by the coding sequence ATGGAACAAATGCTTAATTGCCTGGTGATCGACGATGATCCCGAAGTGAATGCCTACGTATGTGAAATGGTAGAACAAACTCCTTTCCTTCGCCTGGCGGGCAGTTACGACAATGCCCCGGCTGCTTTAAATATGCTGGAAACCGGCGGCATCCATTTACTGATATTAGATATCAATTTACCGGGCATAGATGGGGTGACCTTTGCAGGCACCTTGAAAAACATGCCCGGAAATGCCGGGCCACGGGTGATTTTGATCAGCGGGTCGCGTGAATATGCGGTTGACGGTTATAAGGTAGATGCGATAGACTATTTGGTAAAGCCGTTTTCGTACGAAGATTTTTACCGGGCTGCAGCGAAAGCACGTGGACAGGCGCTGAATACTAAACCTTCATCGCCAAACGACTTTCTGTTTTTAAAAGTCGAAAGGGACCTGTTAAAGGTCAATATTCATGAGATCACCTATCTTGAAAGTTTCAAAGATTATGTGAAAGTTTTTACAGGTGAAAAAATGATCGTAGCCTTGTCTACGCTGAAAGCATTGGAAGATCGCCTTGCAGGCCATCGCTTTATGCGCGTCCATCGATCATTTATCGTTAACCTTGATAAGATCGATCATATCCAAAACCTGACGATAAGGTTCGGAAAAACTATTATTCCGGTTACGGAGCAATATCGCGAAGCATTTACTGCCGCATTCCGTGAATGGCTGTGA
- a CDS encoding FAD:protein FMN transferase, whose translation MQETEHVSGALSVHRRVLKLMGNRFEISVVSDNAAWADSRIDLAIGEIGRIEKLLTTFSDDSQTSLINEQAGIKPVKVDREVYLLIERSLKISALTQGAFDITYGSIDKSLWNFDVNMKVLPSKEKALRSVDLINYKNVILDPQDGTVFLRRQGMRIGFGGIGKGYAADRAKLILQQHGVKSGIVNAAGDLITWGQQPNGKPWTIAIADPDKRLSPFSTLNISDMAIATSGNYEKYAIINGKRYSHTIDPKTGLPVSGIKSVSVICPNAEFADAMATPVTVMGVRVGLDMINQMQQVACVIIDDDNRLYTSKNIHIK comes from the coding sequence ATGCAGGAAACTGAGCATGTAAGCGGGGCGCTAAGTGTGCACAGGCGGGTACTGAAATTAATGGGAAACCGTTTCGAGATCAGTGTTGTCAGCGATAATGCAGCATGGGCCGATAGCCGCATCGACCTGGCTATCGGGGAGATCGGCAGGATCGAGAAACTGCTGACTACCTTTAGCGATGACAGCCAAACCTCCCTGATCAATGAACAGGCTGGCATTAAACCTGTAAAAGTAGACCGGGAAGTTTACCTGCTGATCGAACGGTCACTTAAAATATCGGCGCTTACCCAGGGGGCTTTTGACATAACTTATGGTTCAATTGATAAAAGCCTCTGGAATTTTGATGTGAACATGAAAGTGTTACCCAGCAAAGAAAAAGCACTTCGATCTGTTGATCTCATTAACTACAAGAATGTGATCCTCGATCCTCAGGATGGTACCGTATTTCTGAGAAGGCAGGGTATGAGGATTGGCTTTGGCGGGATAGGCAAAGGTTACGCCGCCGACAGGGCCAAACTCATCTTGCAACAGCATGGGGTTAAAAGCGGCATTGTGAACGCGGCGGGGGACCTCATTACGTGGGGGCAGCAGCCTAACGGCAAACCCTGGACCATTGCTATCGCTGACCCTGACAAGCGGCTTAGCCCATTTTCAACGCTTAACATCAGCGACATGGCAATCGCTACATCCGGGAATTATGAAAAATACGCCATTATAAATGGTAAGAGATACTCGCACACCATCGACCCGAAAACCGGGCTGCCCGTATCAGGCATCAAAAGCGTAAGCGTAATTTGCCCGAATGCGGAATTTGCGGATGCCATGGCTACGCCGGTGACCGTGATGGGCGTCCGGGTAGGCCTGGACATGATCAACCAGATGCAACAGGTAGCCTGCGTGATTATAGATGACGACAACAGGCTTTATACTTCAAAAAACATCCATATCAAATAG
- a CDS encoding DUF3570 domain-containing protein produces the protein MRKIYLGVLALYLGILSSHAQIGKTVVKDTSNYESRRLKIDEINFVSAYYHQDGNNSAVTGGIGTEKLTDFANTFDLQLSKYSASGKKHTFLFELGIDHYTSASSDKIDPNTISSASMSDNRIYPSLNWTVSNEKTGNAFGITGSYSHEFDYQSVGGGVNLTRVSKNKNTQFDFKAQVFLDKWKVILPVELRPPGYGSGSDREDHSPVDHKPRNSYSTSFSISQVIDTKLQALFIVEPSWQHGLLATKYQRDYFTDGSERVENLPGDRYKLPVAVRFNYFPGDHFIIRTFYRYYLDNWGIRAHTAEIEVPVKLTAFVSVSPFYRYNNQTGTRYFAPYGQHNPADNYYTSDYDLSTLHSNFIGANLRLAPPKGVFGWQHLNTLELRYGHYMRSTGLNSNIITLAMKFK, from the coding sequence ATGAGAAAAATATATCTTGGCGTTTTAGCCTTATACCTCGGGATCCTGTCATCGCACGCGCAAATTGGAAAAACAGTCGTTAAAGACACCTCGAACTATGAATCGCGCCGGTTGAAGATCGATGAAATAAATTTCGTGTCTGCCTATTACCACCAGGACGGTAATAATTCGGCGGTCACCGGGGGCATTGGGACCGAAAAGCTGACAGACTTTGCCAACACTTTCGACCTTCAGTTATCGAAATACAGCGCAAGCGGAAAGAAACATACCTTCCTTTTTGAGCTCGGTATCGACCATTACACTTCAGCATCTTCGGATAAGATCGATCCCAATACCATATCTTCCGCTTCGATGTCTGATAACCGGATCTACCCTTCACTGAACTGGACGGTATCCAACGAAAAAACGGGCAATGCCTTTGGGATCACGGGGTCGTATTCCCATGAGTTCGACTACCAGTCCGTAGGTGGCGGTGTTAACCTTACCCGTGTTTCCAAAAACAAAAATACCCAGTTTGATTTTAAGGCCCAGGTATTTCTGGATAAATGGAAAGTGATCTTACCAGTTGAACTTCGGCCACCGGGGTATGGCTCCGGCTCTGACCGGGAAGACCATAGCCCGGTCGATCATAAGCCGCGGAACTCGTACAGCACCTCATTTTCTATTTCGCAGGTCATCGACACAAAGTTACAGGCATTGTTTATCGTCGAACCTTCCTGGCAACATGGTTTGCTGGCTACTAAATATCAACGCGATTACTTTACAGACGGCTCTGAACGCGTTGAGAACTTACCAGGCGACCGTTACAAATTACCGGTAGCCGTCCGCTTCAATTATTTCCCCGGTGACCATTTTATTATCCGCACCTTTTACCGTTACTACCTGGATAATTGGGGTATCAGGGCGCATACGGCAGAGATTGAAGTGCCCGTAAAGCTGACCGCATTCGTATCGGTAAGCCCTTTTTACAGGTATAACAATCAAACCGGCACCCGTTACTTTGCTCCTTATGGCCAGCATAATCCCGCAGATAATTATTATACCAGTGATTATGACCTTTCAACACTGCACAGTAATTTTATTGGGGCAAACCTCCGGCTCGCTCCTCCTAAAGGCGTATTCGGCTGGCAGCACTTAAATACACTTGAGTTACGATACGGTCACTACATGCGGTCAACCGGGTTAAACTCAAACATTATAACACTGGCAATGAAATTCAAATAG
- a CDS encoding DUF4266 domain-containing protein: protein MKKRARFTWLLCSLLTGTAFSSCQTVKAYQKNKLNDSEMELSARKAQKFEQSFQLYREGGSGANGGKSGGGCGCN from the coding sequence ATGAAAAAGAGAGCCCGGTTTACATGGCTATTATGCAGCCTCTTGACTGGCACAGCATTCAGTTCCTGCCAAACGGTTAAGGCCTACCAAAAAAACAAGCTCAACGATTCGGAAATGGAACTTTCGGCAAGAAAAGCCCAAAAATTCGAACAGAGCTTCCAGTTGTACCGCGAAGGCGGTTCTGGTGCCAATGGCGGTAAAAGCGGTGGTGGCTGCGGGTGTAACTGA
- a CDS encoding paraquat-inducible protein A translates to MKYTVLNIIVLAGLSVLLAGAVYSGYKLAATSGEREQVKEDYALSNSVTFGLFSIDQWRNRITDVLSNQIQDYHITKTQQKDLLVMVEKEMHGLVSKTVAEINQPQKGLGGKLKKLAFNTLVDSAELQAQVRPFAKTIVAKISSPQSEKRLKNIAGSKVNQLTSQIYDSVSVANYAVTKYVYKKYKVSDPIAFNQRIAQSLNVLKKQLITYVCIMLGCVLAALLWWFTLRKKIHLQTPLFLFGLLFAFVMLATGSLLPVIEVDARIQSLDLELLNGKVEFKNQVLFYQSKSILGIVETLISQSKPDAIVVGALILLFILVLPLLRLIAKGLYVLNPNRLGRNNIVRYLTFELGKWDMSDVMIVGMLMTYIGLNGILKSQLSGLNIHSGSLNVITSNGTSLQPGYFIFASYVLFAAALSYILKRVSPNDRL, encoded by the coding sequence ATGAAGTACACCGTTTTAAATATCATCGTGCTTGCCGGACTCAGCGTATTGCTTGCCGGAGCGGTTTATTCCGGCTATAAACTGGCAGCTACATCCGGCGAACGAGAACAGGTCAAGGAAGACTATGCTTTATCCAACAGCGTTACTTTCGGTTTATTTTCCATCGATCAGTGGCGGAACCGCATCACCGATGTGCTGAGCAACCAGATCCAGGATTATCATATTACCAAAACGCAGCAAAAAGACCTGCTTGTAATGGTCGAAAAGGAGATGCACGGCCTCGTTAGCAAAACCGTAGCCGAGATCAACCAACCTCAGAAAGGCCTGGGCGGCAAGTTGAAAAAACTGGCTTTCAATACCCTAGTTGATTCCGCCGAATTACAAGCCCAGGTCAGGCCCTTTGCCAAAACCATCGTAGCCAAAATAAGCAGCCCTCAAAGTGAAAAACGCCTCAAAAACATCGCTGGCAGCAAAGTCAACCAGCTGACCAGCCAGATCTATGACAGCGTGAGCGTAGCCAACTACGCCGTCACCAAATACGTTTATAAAAAATACAAGGTGTCCGATCCGATAGCTTTTAACCAGCGCATCGCCCAAAGCCTCAATGTGCTTAAAAAACAACTTATTACCTATGTATGCATCATGCTGGGCTGCGTGTTGGCCGCACTCTTATGGTGGTTTACATTACGAAAAAAAATACACCTACAAACCCCGCTGTTCCTTTTCGGCCTGTTGTTTGCATTTGTCATGCTGGCCACCGGCAGCCTGCTACCCGTTATCGAAGTGGACGCCCGTATCCAGTCGCTAGACCTGGAGCTGCTGAACGGAAAAGTGGAGTTTAAAAACCAGGTGCTTTTTTACCAGAGCAAAAGCATTTTGGGGATTGTCGAAACCCTGATCAGCCAATCAAAGCCCGACGCCATCGTCGTAGGCGCACTCATCCTGTTGTTCATCCTGGTACTCCCATTGTTGCGCCTGATTGCCAAAGGCTTATACGTACTCAACCCCAACCGCCTCGGCCGTAACAACATCGTCCGCTACCTAACCTTCGAACTGGGCAAATGGGATATGTCCGATGTTATGATCGTCGGCATGCTGATGACCTATATCGGCTTGAACGGCATCCTGAAAAGTCAGCTGTCAGGTTTAAATATTCACAGCGGATCCCTGAATGTCATCACCTCCAACGGCACCTCGCTGCAACCCGGCTATTTTATTTTCGCGAGTTATGTTCTGTTCGCCGCAGCGCTCTCCTATATTTTAAAACGCGTTTCACCTAACGATCGCTTATGA
- a CDS encoding paraquat-inducible protein A has protein sequence MIKQDHSTVNNISYGLLSVDQWREEVAGIVNRQVKHFKLTLKQKQELQAEVESVLYALIRKAEAMVAKKPQSLAGKIRKLAVKTFVKTDKIKAQVPDFAQKIIAKADNPNQKNKLSNLAMGKFTQLQHTDSMDSTLRANHALFERMYRKYHVHSKAELNEKLGGQLQEIRTAMYRYCFLMLGCILAVLALWWILRKRTELHGTLFILSLLFAFVLLAVGLSASMIEVDCRIKTLDFMLLGEHVSFRDQVLFYESKSILGVVEVLVKQPAIDSIAVGVLILCFSILFPVMKLTSTGIHLLSKKKLAENRIIKYFAFRSGKWSMADVIVIAVLMTYIGLNGLLDKQLAMLNIRGQDLTLIATNNTALQPGYIVFISFVLYGLILSTILKYITPDDAH, from the coding sequence ATGATCAAGCAGGACCATTCCACCGTCAATAATATTTCCTATGGTCTTTTATCCGTTGATCAGTGGCGGGAAGAAGTAGCCGGAATCGTGAACCGGCAGGTTAAACATTTCAAACTTACGTTAAAGCAAAAACAGGAATTACAGGCTGAAGTGGAGTCAGTGCTTTACGCCCTGATCCGCAAAGCCGAGGCCATGGTGGCAAAGAAACCTCAAAGTCTCGCCGGAAAGATCCGGAAGCTGGCCGTAAAAACTTTTGTAAAGACCGATAAGATCAAAGCGCAGGTTCCTGATTTCGCGCAGAAGATCATCGCCAAAGCCGATAATCCCAATCAGAAAAACAAACTGAGCAACCTGGCCATGGGTAAATTCACCCAGCTGCAGCATACCGATAGCATGGATAGCACCCTGCGCGCCAATCATGCCTTATTTGAGCGCATGTATCGTAAATACCACGTGCATTCCAAAGCAGAATTAAATGAAAAACTGGGCGGCCAATTACAGGAGATCCGCACAGCGATGTACCGTTATTGCTTTTTAATGCTCGGCTGCATCCTCGCCGTACTGGCATTATGGTGGATATTGCGCAAACGTACCGAACTGCACGGCACTTTATTTATCCTGTCCCTATTGTTCGCCTTTGTCCTGTTGGCCGTGGGCCTGAGCGCTTCGATGATTGAGGTCGACTGCCGGATCAAAACACTGGATTTTATGTTACTGGGGGAGCACGTATCCTTTAGAGACCAGGTGCTTTTTTATGAAAGTAAAAGCATTCTGGGCGTAGTGGAAGTACTGGTGAAACAACCCGCCATTGATTCGATCGCCGTAGGTGTCCTGATCCTTTGCTTCAGTATCCTTTTCCCGGTGATGAAGCTGACCTCCACCGGCATCCATCTGCTGAGCAAAAAGAAACTCGCCGAGAACCGGATCATCAAGTATTTCGCTTTTCGGTCAGGCAAATGGAGCATGGCCGATGTAATTGTGATCGCCGTTCTGATGACCTATATCGGCCTGAATGGCCTCCTGGACAAGCAGCTCGCCATGCTCAATATTCGCGGCCAGGACCTTACGCTGATCGCCACCAACAACACCGCTTTGCAGCCCGGCTATATTGTTTTTATCAGCTTTGTGTTGTACGGCCTGATCCTGTCCACCATCCTGAAATATATAACCCCGGATGATGCCCACTAA